Part of the Sporomusa termitida genome, TCAGCCAGACCTGTCCGGAGGATGTGATCCAGGCGGGAGTTGGGGACAACATCGGCGATGTTTTTACCGATGACACTGGCGGCATCGAGTTCAAGCACTTTTTCGGCGGCCTGATTAAAGATCTCCACTGCCCCGCTGGCATCAACAGCAATGATTCCGTCATAAGTTGCATCAAGTATGGCCTCCAGGCGGCGTGACTTGCGTGATTCCTCCTTGCGCAGGGTTGCCAGCTTGTCGGCCTCCAGAAAAGCGGAGTGCAGTGTGGTCCGGTTTGTCCGGAGAAAAACGTTAGCCAGCCCGTAATTCTTTGCGTACTGCACAGACGGTCCTCCACCGACAACGCAATACTCGCCTGAATGGGCAAGAGCCCGCACTTTTTCCTCCAGATCTTCCAGGCTGTGAAACAAAAGTTCGGTAATGGAAATGCCAAGGACTTTTTCCATGAGATCCAGTCCCAGCAGCGGGGCGTCGAAGGTGGTTATGGCAATATTTTTATTAATCTGCCTGGCTTCGTCTAACCCTTCCAGAATATCATAAGGACTGGTGTTGACCCGGACAACCGGGACTGTGAAGGTGTTGGCCAGATACTTGGCCGTTCCGCCCCGGCTGATGATTACATCAACGGGGGGACCCTCCAGTTTCCGGAGTATTTCGGCGGCCTCTTCCAGCCAGCCTTCATAAAACTCAACCTCTAAGTCGATCCCGGCTGCGACGGATTGTGCCAGAGTGGATAAATCCCGGTAAGGAGAAACAAAGACAATACGATTCACAATACCCCGCCCTTTCATAAATAGTGAGCAAACGGTGCTGCTGATGTGCTGTGGCTGTAAAAATTCAGATAGCTGCTTAGGCAGTGATATCAATATTCTTTTATCCAATCATTAGAGATCGTTCAATTCTTTGGTGACAAGGTCCAACTCATTAGCCAGCACACAAACTTGCTGGCTAACGGCAGACAGGTTCGTCATGGCATTGGCTATCACGGTTACGGCCTGGTCGACGGTGTGCACCTCAGCTGTAATTCTGGTGCTGTTGGACTGAATCATACCGACGGTGGTAACGCCGCTTTTTACGGATTCAGCTCCCTGGCCGGCAAGTTTTCTCATTTCTGCAGCAACGACGTGAAACCCTTGTCCGAATTTTCCGGCTCTTGCTGCTTCAATACTGGCATTTAACCCCAGCAGGTTGGTCTGACTGACAATTTCTTTCAGGGAGAATAACAAATCTCCCGTATTCTTAGCATATGTCTGTGAACCCTGAACTATTTGCAATAGTGTTTTAATGACGGCGGCAATTTCTTCGGCCTGGGCAGCCACGTTTTCACAGGTTGCGGCGATGCAGCGCATCTGCCTGTGAAGTTCGGTGGACATTTCCCGGGTCTTTTCATATTTATCGACAGGCAGGGAGATGGCATAGGCGCCTACCACCTCGCCGCCATTGTCGATAATCGGGTTTGCACAGCCAATATAAGGCAGGCCACGGGCTGATTTATCCACTTTCATAAAAATTTTCCGTTGTTCCTTCATAGCCCTGTCAACTAAGCTGCCTTCCCGGATCGGCTGGCCTACCGGGATTTGCAGATTAAGGTTTTCAGGCGGCACAAAGGCCAGGTATTTTTCCCGGTCAGTAATGGTTACGCCGATATTATAGGGGAGGGTCTGCAGAAAAATTGGGTAAGTGCGCAAAACGGAGGCCAGGATATCTTCTTTAGTGTTGGGTTGCATTATTTTTCCTCCAGGTTAATACTTCCTAATTATATAATTTTAATGCAATTTTTATGCCAATATTCAGAGAATAAGCCTGCTCCCGCTTGCGAAACAATCGGGATTGAGGCGGGCTCCTGGCGAAAATAACAGAATATTAATGTTTTTAATCAGTTTAATGGCTTGAAAAAAAGCTAAGTATTCACTGGCTGTAAGCTAAAAACTCCTGGTTATGCTGTACTGCCCACAGTCATTTTTGCACATGTTAGCTCATATGTGAGCCTGAATTAGCCAATTTCAGGCTCGCATATGAGCTGGTTTTTTTAACTTTGCCGATCTTCGGCCGATTAACGAGAGTGAATTTGAAGCTAGGCTAACCTGGAGAGGCAGCGCAGCTTTTACCGGGCGAAGTTCACAGGCGAGCCTAATGCTGGCGCAGGAGGCTCAGATATAAGCCTGATTGCCGGTTGCAGATCAGCGAAAAACGGCCTATATTAGGGAAGTTAGATGATTGGCACAATTCTTGCTAATGGTATTGGCGTGAGCAAGAGCTATTTGTGATGGAGGGAGGGATAATTGGTCAGTCTAAGAACACCACATACTCAGAGACGTTGTCGATACGGTAACTAATTATCAATAGGAGGGATTTTGAATGAGTGGTAAGACAAGTAAATATCGTTGGTTTGTATTGGCGTTGCTTTTCATTCTCTATACGGTGGCTAATGCCGACCGGGCAAATATTGGTTTTGCACTGCCTTATCTCCGGAAAGAATTTGCAATGTCGAATACGGAAGCCGGAGCCATCATCAGTTTGTTTTTTATTGGGTACGCGGCTTTGCAAATTCCGTCAGGTTTTCTCGTCAAGAAGTTTGGGGCCAGAAAGATGTTTACCCTGGGCATGCTTCTGACATCAGTATTTACAGGGATGGTTGGTATGGCGAATTCTGTATTTGCCCTTAAGGCCCTGCGGATGGGGGTTGGCGTTGCCGAAGCGCCGGTTGCCATTGCTTGTACGGCGACAATCAACAGTTGGTTTCCGGCTAAAGAGAAAGGCACGGCTTCCGGCATTTTTCTGGCCGGTTCCAAACTCGGGCCCCTGATTGTTCCGCCGCTGTGCGCCTGGATTATCTCGGTCTGGGGCTGGCGGGAGATTTTCTACTTCTTTATGATCCCGGGAATGCTGCTGGCGATTGTCTGGTTCTTTCTGGTCGCTGACAAACCAGCTGAGAGCCGGTTTGTCTCGGCGGCGGAAGCTCAGTATATTGCCAATGAGACTACTGATGCGACTGTAAAGCAAAACCAAGGGAACAAACGGGAATACAAACTCTGGTGGTTGGATAAAATCGTCCGCGCTAAAAAGGTCGAGCCCCTTGTCAGCTCGGCCCAGGTCTTCCGGTCCTGGGATATTTTTGGGGCTGCTTGCGGTTATTTCTTTATGGTTGGTATTGTCAGTGTACTGATGTCCTGGCTGCCGACCTATCTCGTAACAGTCAAACAATTTGCGATTATGAAAACAGCTTTTGTTTCGGCCGCGCCTTTTGCCGGGACGGTTGTCGGCAATTTCTTCGGCGGCTGGGTGTCGGACAATGTTTTAAATAAGCGCCGTAAACCGCTCATGATGATTACCGCCCTGTCAACAACGATTATGATGTATTCGCTGATTAATGCACCGGCTGACCCTTATGCCCTGGCTTTTCTGTTGTTTATTACCGGTGTTCTGCTTGCCTTGGGGTATTCGGCGTTTATGGTGTATCCAATGGGCCGTACCAATAAAGAAACCTATCCGGTTGCTTTCGGTATTGTCAATACCGGCGGTCAGCTTGGCGGTGCCGGTGCCCCGCTGTTTGTGGGGATGATCCTGGACAAGTTCAACTGGGATGCGGTGTTTTTGTCTTTGGCCATTGGTTCATTGATCTGCCTGGCTGTTGTGGCCACAATTGTTGAACCTGTGGAAGACCCGTTAGAACGGGCTTAACTATTTAAATAATTAGAATCAATCAGAGGAGGAATAGGGATGTTGGAAAATTCAACTATGCCAGGAGCTTTACAAGGAATTACAGTACTTGACCTAACACGGGTTTTGGCAGGCCCTTTCAGTACGATGATGTTGGCCGATATGGGGGCCAATGTCATCAAAATCGAGGAACCGAAAAAGGGAGATGACACCCGCCATTTCGGACCGTTCAGAAATGGTGAAAGTATTTACTATATTACCAATAACCGCAACAAAAAAGGCATTTCTCTGAACCTGAAGGACCCTAAGGCCAAAGAGATGTTCAAAGAAATGGTTAAAAAAGCCGATGTCGTTACAGAAAACTATCGTCCGGGGACAATGGAAAAACTGGGACTTGGTTATGACGTGCTGAAGGAGCTTAACCCCAGAATTATTTATGGCTGCATCTCCGGCTTTGGCCATTATGGCCGCTATAAAGACCGGCCCGGCTATGATATTATCGCCCAGGCCATGAGCGGGCTGATGAGCACCACCGGCTGGCCTGACTCACCTCCCACCCGGACCGGTACGGCCACCGGCGATGTATTAGGCGGGCTGTATATGACAATTGGCATACTGGCGGCTTTGCAGGGCCGGCATATAACCGGTCTGGGCCAGAAAGTCGATGTGGCGCTGGTAGACTCGGCCATTGCCGCTATGGGCAATGTTAATATGCTGTATCTGGCTGACGGCAGCATTCCCAAGCGCATCGGCAACCGCTATGAATCAACTTATCCGTATGATTCCTTTGAGTGCAAAGACGGCAGTTGTGTGATCGGGGCGGCTAATGATAAATTCTGGCAGATACTGTGCAGCCTGATGGAGAAACCGGCCATCGCGGAATTACCTGAGTACCTTCGCATCCGCGACCGGATACAAAATCATGTTGCGGTAAAACGGGAGATTGAGGAGTGGTCCAGGACCAAAACCGCCAGCGAGGTTGTTGACGCCTGCCTGGGCGCAGGCATACCGGCCGCCCCGGTGTATGATGTGGCTCAGGTCGTGGCTGATCCCCATATTTCCCAGGACCGGGAGATGTTTGTTGACCAGGAGCATCCCATTGCCGGCAAAGTGACGGTTACCGGCAGCCCGTTTAAACTGTCAGGCACCCCGGCTACTGTCAGAACCCCCTCGCCGGCGCTGGGGCAGGATAACCTTGCCGTCTACCAGGAATTAT contains:
- a CDS encoding methyl-accepting chemotaxis protein; protein product: MQPNTKEDILASVLRTYPIFLQTLPYNIGVTITDREKYLAFVPPENLNLQIPVGQPIREGSLVDRAMKEQRKIFMKVDKSARGLPYIGCANPIIDNGGEVVGAYAISLPVDKYEKTREMSTELHRQMRCIAATCENVAAQAEEIAAVIKTLLQIVQGSQTYAKNTGDLLFSLKEIVSQTNLLGLNASIEAARAGKFGQGFHVVAAEMRKLAGQGAESVKSGVTTVGMIQSNSTRITAEVHTVDQAVTVIANAMTNLSAVSQQVCVLANELDLVTKELNDL
- a CDS encoding MFS transporter, with translation MSGKTSKYRWFVLALLFILYTVANADRANIGFALPYLRKEFAMSNTEAGAIISLFFIGYAALQIPSGFLVKKFGARKMFTLGMLLTSVFTGMVGMANSVFALKALRMGVGVAEAPVAIACTATINSWFPAKEKGTASGIFLAGSKLGPLIVPPLCAWIISVWGWREIFYFFMIPGMLLAIVWFFLVADKPAESRFVSAAEAQYIANETTDATVKQNQGNKREYKLWWLDKIVRAKKVEPLVSSAQVFRSWDIFGAACGYFFMVGIVSVLMSWLPTYLVTVKQFAIMKTAFVSAAPFAGTVVGNFFGGWVSDNVLNKRRKPLMMITALSTTIMMYSLINAPADPYALAFLLFITGVLLALGYSAFMVYPMGRTNKETYPVAFGIVNTGGQLGGAGAPLFVGMILDKFNWDAVFLSLAIGSLICLAVVATIVEPVEDPLERA
- a CDS encoding CaiB/BaiF CoA transferase family protein — protein: MLENSTMPGALQGITVLDLTRVLAGPFSTMMLADMGANVIKIEEPKKGDDTRHFGPFRNGESIYYITNNRNKKGISLNLKDPKAKEMFKEMVKKADVVTENYRPGTMEKLGLGYDVLKELNPRIIYGCISGFGHYGRYKDRPGYDIIAQAMSGLMSTTGWPDSPPTRTGTATGDVLGGLYMTIGILAALQGRHITGLGQKVDVALVDSAIAAMGNVNMLYLADGSIPKRIGNRYESTYPYDSFECKDGSCVIGAANDKFWQILCSLMEKPAIAELPEYLRIRDRIQNHVAVKREIEEWSRTKTASEVVDACLGAGIPAAPVYDVAQVVADPHISQDREMFVDQEHPIAGKVTVTGSPFKLSGTPATVRTPSPALGQDNLAVYQELLGLDEQQLAELKAAGVI